One Bombus terrestris chromosome 15, iyBomTerr1.2, whole genome shotgun sequence genomic window, CAGAACCAGAGATTATCCTTACAAAACCAATTCAGAGTAAGTAAATATTGTAGATAATAAATCATAAACGTAATTAATTTgacattaatttaattatgttcTTCTCTTGTAGATTCCACAAGCTGGGAAATCATTATTAGCACTCCAACAAAGATCCACAGATAGAAGACAACAAATTTTAACTTCTCAACGTCGTTTTACTACTGGTGGATTACGATCAGATCAAATTGCCCGTGCACAAAGACGTGCACAATATGAACAAAAATTAATGAGAATGAAGTATGCTTAAATGTCTTCACATTTATTGTTCTAAGTAGCTTACAATTAAGTTCATATAATTTGAAATGCTTtttagtaaattattttttattttcaattacaaaatcttatactttatattgggattttattgaaattatacaaTGTTGTAGTTCCTCGCGATTAAATTCAAACTCAAATGTAAACTTCATGTATACATTGGGAAATGAGTACAGTCCTAGCACACATCAACGCCCTCTTACTCTTACCCCAAGCAGAAACGGAAGTGCTGTGAACAGTTTGCGTCCATTACCAAGAGGAAGGTCCCCATTTAGACAAAGTGTACAAAATTTGAATATGgtatgataattataattttaaaaaatcaggTTCTGTAACTAATcaagttatataaattaatttatataatttaatatggtggaatttataaatttcaggTTGGTCGATCATCTATGTTTGGTCGACAACGTTCAAGGTCAAGATCGCGTTCCCGTTCTCGTACACGCAACACTCCTTCATCAGATGCAAGACCAGATGTCGATGATCGTACTTTCAGCGAAGTCATGTATAGCTTGTCCGGAAATCTCGGCGTTACGGGAAGAACGCTTAATGATAGATTTAGTTTTTAAATTGAAGAAGGAAAGTTTGTTTTGTATTTAGAATATAAGACTGTTGAGGCCAGAAATTTTATGCTTGAAATAGATACTAGGTATAATGTTTTCTTATCAATTGCATTAATATTAAAGTTACATCAAGTAGAAATCAATTTATTTAACTCGAATGTTCCCCATTTTTTCGTTTGTATATTAAAACTATATGAAAATTACTTTGAAGTTTTAAAGTATAAAACATTTAAGTTTGAAATATATTCCAAAATATTAACTACATTGAATTCGTAATAAATTCGATGTTTAATATTACCTCATCATATTTGAGTTCAAAAGTTTGACACAAATTGATTTGCATAAGATGAAATTCATAGTAAATTTTTGTATGAAAAgataatttacaatataataatattaaaaataattttaatattataatataatatttatataatatatatataatataatataatattataatataatataatatttttaatattaaaaataattttaactttttattagtataaaaatatttcattctttgttactttataaatattttagtaacatttttatttcttttttatgtatatatttctatattgcaATAATTCGgtagaattatttttttatcacacttaatatattttattgaaaaatgtgGCCTCAATTACGCGAGTTTAGTACATCTAGAGacaaagtataatattattaaaaagaatgaaCGCTATAACTATAttcgaattataaaaattgtagaaattttattagggaTGTTTAATTAGTTCTCAAAATAAGTATAAGTCTGAGTCGTGGAATAAGTTTTTAATATAGGTACGTGGATTATTCACATTTCGAGTATACTGAACATGATATatcaatgaaatataaatataatttagaatgaatttcttttctttattatacGTATTTAATAGTTGTTATATAAGTGCTTATAAAGAAATCATAATGAGAGTATATATAGCATatacatagaaatataatataaattgaacttttttattttactttattaacataatttaatacatatatcttctatatatacacacatataaaaAGTAGAAGGATTTTTATTACACTATGAAAGTTATGTTTACTATCCAATTTACTATCCAACTACAGTGACGCGGTTTAGAAtataaatggaataatttttacaagACTTAAAGAATTTATTACTGAAATACTTTTCGACTGTAAAAATATTGCTTTATAATGTAGTATTATAATCATAAATACAGTGTCTCTCAGAATGCAATATTCATCGCCTACTCGACTTAACTGAATtcgtcatattttttatataagttTACAAATTCAAGGTATAATGCTTCTACAAGAAAAATATCCTAtaacattttgtacatttacaATAATTGTTTCACACCCTTCTTGGAAAGCCAAACAATTTTCACTGTGAATGTGTTAGAAAAACTCATTTTGTATAgcaataaaattgtttaaaataatttaccgGCAATATGTCCATTAGACTCTCGTCTTTTACATCATTTTGTGTTAGAAAAATAGGAAGACAGGTAACAGTATTTATTTTAAGTAGTCACATACAACAAACGCAAATAtatcaaagaaaatattttcagtttTTAAATCATACTTCTGTCATTGTTCAACAAACTCGACATTTACAAGTTCATGAACATATCGCatatactttattaaaaaatagtgGAATTCCAACTCCGCCTTTTGGAGTAGCCAAAACTCCAGACGAGGCTGCTAAGATAGCAACTGATCTTAAGACAAAAGATATTGTTCTGAAAGCTCAAGTTCTTGCTGGAGGACGTGGAATGGGACACTTTAAAGATACCAATGTCAGCGGTGTTGTTATGTGTGAAACGTGAGTTTAATCAATTAAATCAACTCTATTATAATGTGCtattatatttatgatacaCTGTATTTGACATATATTTTTAGGCCTGAGCAAGCAAAGACTTTGACTAATAATATGATAGGTAAATTGTTAATAACTAAACAAACTGGAGAAGCTGGTAGAATTTGTAATTCAGTAATGGTGACAACACGTATGTTCCCACGTAAAGAATATTATATGGCAGTAATGTTGGAACAATCTTTTGAT contains:
- the LOC100647479 gene encoding uncharacterized protein DDB_G0287625 isoform X2 — translated: MEKKEKKKKAGATNGKTGAKRTRGSVRGRSGLRGRGTRVKRNVGTAKKEQTWQAGQNNNNNNNNNNNVRGGFVRKRYKKNSSLTRSRSNLTLNQKPNTRGAFNVRRGRGNRFGLTRSRSRTNLTFTQGGFFTNNKTPLKRTNSLPNLRDPTSVHNRLGYQSPAQIAYRNRVKRAKQLLLQRQNQRLSLQNQFRIPQAGKSLLALQQRSTDRRQQILTSQRRFTTGGLRSDQIARAQRRAQYEQKLMRMNSSRLNSNSNVNFMYTLGNEYSPSTHQRPLTLTPSRNGSAVNSLRPLPRGRSPFRQSVQNLNMVGRSSMFGRQRSRSRSRSRSRTRNTPSSDARPDVDDRTFSEVMYSLSGNLGVTGRTLNDRFSF